GACTCGACCGCCGGACCGATCCCGCCGACGCCGACGCTCGCGATGGTCGGCGTGCGCGAGGACTACTCGCCCCCGCCGATGACGTTCGCCGGGGAGGGCGACCTGCTGCTGGTCGGGGATACCGCGCTCTCGGGGGAGACAGCGCCCCGACTCGGCGGCTCCGAACTGCTCGCACGGGCCGGCGGGAGCGACCGGTTCCCCGTCCTCCCCGACCGACCGAACGAGCTGATCGACGCCCTCACGGGGATCGCGAACCTCGAGACGACGCTCGCGACCCACGACGTGAGCCACGGCGGACTGGCGGTCTCGCTCGCGGAGATGGTCACGGGCGACGCCGGTGCGGAGGTCGAGATAGACGGCGGCGTCGCGGAGCTCTGTACGGAGACGCCGGGCAGGCTTCTCGTCGAGACGACCGATCCGGGGACGGTGCGGGAGGCGACCGGCGACGTTTCCGTGGTCGATCTCGGGACGACCACTCCCGACGGAACGCTCTCGATCGAGACCGAAGACGGACGGATCGTCGCGGCCGACGAGGCGATCGCCGAGCTCCGGAACGTCCTCGCTCGCGGGCTCGACTAACTCAGCCGAACTTCTTCACCCGCTGGGCGTCCTCGGCAGCCATCCGGACCGACTCGACGGTGGCGTCGGGCGCACCCGCCGCGACGGCGGCGTTCAGCGCACCCTCCATCACGGGGGCGTCGGCGAGCACCACTTCCTCCTCTAGCTCGGCCTCTTCGATCGCGATCTCGGCGTTCATCACGGCGCTCCCGAGATCGACGAGCACCACGACGCCGTTCCCGTCGGCGGCGTCTGCGATCGCCCGGCTGATCGGCTCGGGCGATGTTCCGATTCTCCCATCGTCAGTCCCGCCGACGGCCTCGATCCGGGCGTCGCCGCCCATCTCCGTCGCCACTTCCCGTATCCCCTCCGCTGCCTTCTCGCTGTGCGAGACGATAACGATCCCGACCATCAGTCCTCGACCTCCACCGCCTCCGCCTCGTCTCCGCCCTCGTCGTCCTCCGCCGGCTTCCCCTCGGCCTCGGCGTCGAACTCGACCTCGCCGTCGAGGTGCTCGGTCGCGACCGAGCGCAGCGTCTCCAGCAGGATCAGCGTACTCGTCGCGCCGGGGTCCTGGTGGCCGACCGAGCGCCAGCCGAGGTACGACGCCCGCCCCCGGCTCGCCCGGATCGGGACGGTGAACGCGACGCCCCGCTCGGCGGCGTCGACCGACTTCCCGAGCGCCTCGAGCGGTGCTAACCCGTCGATCTCGATCGACTTCTTGTACGTGTGGACCGCGGGAACCAGCGCGTCGACCATCGTCTTGTCGCCCACGGAGGCCTTTCCTCGCTCCCGAACCTTCTCCAGGTAGGCCTCCGCGAACGCGACGGTCGTCTCGGTGGTGATCCCCCCCTCTAGTTCGCCGCTCGCGGCGACGATCGACCCGCCGTAGAGCGGGCCCGCCGCCCCACCGACCTCCGATAAGAGTGCCATCCCCACGGCTTTCGCGACCGCCGCAGGGTCGTCGTCCGCGTCCTCGATCCGGTCGACCGCCGCCCGGAACCCGCGGCTCATGTTCGCGCCGTGGTCCGCGTCGCCGATCGCCGAGTCGAGGTCGGTCAGATACCCTTTCTCGGCCTCAACCCGATCCGCACACGCTCGGACCGCCTCGCGGACCGCCTCGGCCTGCGTCGCCTCGTCCATGGCCTCCCTTCGAACCCGGAGGGCTTATACGGACTGCTGTACGTCATTTCCGGAGCAACCGCGACCGTCCTGCGGTTTCATCGGTAAATCGTCACGGCAGACCGTATTAGTCCCCACCGACGACCGTCATCGCCGGGGTGTCGACCGGGTACGCGAGCAGTTGCTTCAGCTCCTCGCTGAGCTCCAGAACCGTGATCGAACAGCCACACATGTCCAGCGAGGTCATGTAGTCGCCGACCCAGGCGTCCCAGGTCCCGATCCCCTGCTCGCCGAGGAGTCCCTGGAGCCGCCGGTTCACCACGTAGAGCTCCATCAGCGGGGTTCCGCCCATCCCGTTGACGATCGTCGCGACCTCCGCACCCTCTTCCAGTTCGAGGTCGTCGAGGACGTGGCTCGCGAGCTCCTCGGTCACCTCGTCCGCGCTCATCACCCCGGTTCGCTCGACGCCCGGCTCGCCGTGGATGCCGATGCCGAGTTCGATCTCCTCGTCTCCCAGCTCGAACGTCGGCTCGCCCTTCTCGGGCGTCGTACAGGAGGTGAGCGCCATCCCCATCGTCCCGGCGCGGTCGTTCACCTCCTCCGCGATCGCCTTCACGTCCGCGAGGTCGTCGCCGCGGTGGGCCGCCGCGCCGGCGGCCTTGTGGACGAAGATCGTCCCGCAGACGCCGCGCCGACCGGAGGTGTAGAGCGAGTCCTCGACCGCGACGTCGTCGTCCACTACCACCGAATCGACCTCGACGTCCCCCTCCAGCTCCGCGAGCTCCATCGCCGTCTCGAAGTTCATCACGTCGCCCTCGTAGTTCTTCACCACACAGAGCACGCCGCTCCCGCCGTCACAGGCGCTCACCAACTCGCCCAGCTCGTCGGCGGTCGGGGAAGTGAACACCTCGCCCGCCGCCGCCCCGTCGAGCATCCCCTCGCCGACGTAGCCCGCGTGCGTCGGCTCGTGACCGCTGCCCCCACCCGAGACGATCCCCACTTTTCCCGAGACCGGCCCGTCCGAGCGAACGAGCACCTCCGTCCCCTCCAGTCGCCCGAGTCCCGAATGCGCCGCCACCATCCCGTCGAGCATCTCGCTCACGACCGCCCCCGGCTCGTTGATCAGTTTCTTCATGGCTCTCCTCGGGTGTGAACTCCGCACACACCGGGTTAAGCGTTACTCGCACCGGGCGGGGTGACAGTAACCGATTCAGAGGCCGACGATCGTCCCGACCTCCTCGGCGATCGCCCGCTCGAAGAGGTGTTCGGCAGCCGCCGCGTCGAGGATCGCCGACCCGACGCTCTCGACGAGGACGATCTCCCCCACCTCGCGGCTCCACTCCGCGGAGAGCACGTCCGAGAGCGGGATGAGCTCCTCCACACGGAGCCCCGTCTCCCTGATGTCGCCCGTCTCTACGACCTCCTCCGGCACGTCCGCGATCACGGCCGCCGCCCGGTCGACGGTCTCCGAATCGATCTCGCGCATCTCCGCGGAGAACGCGCCGACGGCGATCACGACCGTTCCGGCCGAGAGCGCCGCACCCGGGAACACGGGTTCGGTCGCCGTGGTCGCCGTGACGACGACGTCCGCCTCGCTCACCGCGTCCGCGGGCGAGTCGACGGCCGTCACGTGAGCGTCTAGTTCCCCGTCCAGATCGACAGCACACTCGTTCTTCGAGTCGCTCGGGGAGTAGATCCGAATCGAACGCACCGTCGAACCGGCGGCGATCGCTCGGCTCTGCCAGCGCGCCTGCACGCCCGCGCCGATCACCCCGAGGTCGATCGGTCCCTCGCAGAGCGCGCGCGCCGCTACCCCGCCGATACAGCCCGTCCGAGCGTTCGTCACCAGCGTCCCTGCCGTGTACGCCACCGGCTGGCCCGTCTCGGCGTCGGTGAGCGCGATCTGTGCGTTCACGGTGGGGAGTCCACGCTCGGCGTTTCCGGGGTGGACGCTCGCGAGCTTCGTCGCGTAGTGGTCTCTCCCGTGGATGTACGCCGGCATCGTCAGCCCCGTTCCGAGCGGCCCCTCCCCCCGGAGTCCCTTCCCGACCGGGAAGTGAGGTCTGTCGGGTCTGACGGTCTCGCCCCGGCCGTCGGCGAGAAAGGCCTCCTCGACCACCGAGAGCAGCTCCGGGAGCGAGAGCAGGTCGTCGATCTCCTCCTCCGAGAGGACGCGAACGTCGGTCATGAACTCCGTTCTCCGTCCGGTGTCTTAGAGGGTGGTGACCGCTTCGCGAGCGGTTATTAGCGTCCGACCACGAACGGGGGGTATGGACGTCGCGATCGTCGGCGGGGGGATCGTCGGGCTGGCGAGCGCGTACGAACTCGCCCGGCACGACTGTGCGGTCACCGTCTTCGAGAAGGGATCGCTCGGTATGGGATCCACCGCCCGGGCAGCCGGCGGCATCCGGAAACAGTTCTCGACGAGGGTGAACGTGGAGCTCTCGCTCGCGAGCATCCCCACGTGGGACTCCTTCGAGGAACGTTTCGGCGTGGACATCGCCTTCCGCCGCCACGGCTACCTCTTTCTCGCACGCGAGGGAGCCACCGAGGAGACGCTCCGCGAGAACGTCTCGATGCAGAACGATCTCGGAGTACCCTCGGAGCTCCTCTCGCCCGAGGAGGCACGCGGACACTGTCCTGGCCTTCGTGCCGACCGGTTCCGAGCCTGCTCGTACTGCGCGAGCGACGGTATCGCCGACCCGAACCTGGCGGTACAGGGCTACGCACAGGCTGTCCGCGAGGCGGGCGTCGAGGTCCGGACGAAGACGGCCGTCACCGAACTCCTGACGGAGGACGGGCGCGTGACGGGACTCGTCGCCGACGGCGAGCACGTCGACGCGGATCGGGTCGTCCTGGCCGCTGGCGCGTGGTCCCGGAAACTCGCTCGGTCCGTGGATCTCGACCTCCCGATCGCACCGAGACGTCGCTCCATCGCCGTCGTCGATCCCGAGTCTCCAGTCCCCGAAACGGACCCGCTCACGGCGGATCTCGACACGGGGGCGTACTTCCTGCCCGAACGAGAGGGTATCGCGTTCGTCGGCGGACAGATCGGCGAGGACCCGGACGTCGACCCCGATAGCTACGGCGAAGGGATCGAGATGCTGTGGGCAGCGGAGGCCGTCGAGCGCGCGGGCGATCTCGCGACCTACTTCGGCCCCGATTCCCGGATCCGACGGGGCTGGTCCGGGCTCTACGCCGTCACGCCAGACAGCTATCCGGTGATCGAGGAGAGCCTGCCCGGACTGATCACCGCCGCCGGTTTTTCCGGGCACGGCTTCATGCACGCGCCCGCGACGGGGACGATCGTTTCAGAACTCGTGACCGAGAGAGAGGCCGCCACCGTGGACATCGCGCCGCTTTCGAGCGACCGGTTCGAGGAGGACGTCCGAGCCGAACGGAACGTGGTGTGACCCGAACCACCGATCAGCGTCCTTGTAGATACGCCTCGATCCGATCCGCTGCCTCGCGAAGGCTCGCCATTCCCGTCGCGTACGATACCCTGAGATGGCCGGCGCCGCCCTCGCCGAAGACCGATCCCGGGACCACCGCGACCCCCTGTTCCTCCAACAACCCCTCGGCGAACGCGTCGTCGTCGCCGGGCACCTCGGGAAAGAGGTAAAAGGCCCCTTTCGCCTCGAAACAGGACAGCCCCATCTCGGAGAAGCGCGCGAGCATGTAGTGACGCCGGCGGTCGAACGCGCCGACCATCTCCCGCACGTCGTCCCCGCAGTCCCGGAGCGCCGCCAGCGCGGCGTACTGGGCGGTCGTCGGCGCCGAGAGCATCGCGTACTGGTGGACCCGGTTCATCGCGGCGATTCCACTCGGTGGTCCGAGCGCGTAGCCGAGCCTGAGCCCCGTCATCGCGTACGCCTTCGAGAAGCCGTTGAAGACGATCGTCCGCTCGCGCATGCCCTCGCAGGCCGCGATCGAGGCGTGTTCGCCCTCGTAGGTCAGGTCGGCGTAGATCTCGTCCGAGAGTACCAGCAGGTCGTGCTCGCGGGCGAACCGGGCGACCTCCTCGATCTCACCCCGGTCCATCACCGCCCCGGTGGGGTTGTTCGGGTAACAGAGCATCAGCACCGACGCCTCCCCCGCGCCCGCCCGCTCCAGTGCGTCGTAGGTGAGGGTGAAGGCCTCCTCCTCGCGCGTCGGCACGGGGAGCACCTCGCCCCCGGCGAAGACCACCCCGGGCTCGTAGGAGATGTACGCCGGCTGGGCGACGGCCACTAGATCACCGGGATCGACGAACGCGCGGAGCGCGACGTCGACCGCCTCGCTCACGCCCGTCGTCACCAGCACCTCCTCGCTCGGATCGTAGGAGAAGCCGTAGCGGGTGACGTGGTCGGCGATCTCATCCCGGAGCTCTCTCAGACCCCGGTTCGCGGTGTAGGAGGTCCTCCCGGCCTCGAGACTCGCGATGGCCGCCTCGCGGGCGGCCCACGGCGCGGCGAAGTCGGGCTCGCCCACGCCGAGCGAGATCACGTCCTCTCGCTCCTCGGCGAGTTCGAAGAACCTGCGGATGCCCGACGGTCCGACCCGCTCGACGCGTTCGGCCCGTCTCATGGCGAAACCGAGAGCCGGTCGTCGTCGTGGCCGTCGCGGAGCTCGATCCCTCGCTCCTTGTACGTGTCCATCACGAAGTGGGTGACAGTCTGGGTGACCTCGGGGACGGGTGCGACCTTCTCCGAGACGAACCGCGAGATCTCACGGACGGTGTCGGCTTCGACCTGCATCAGGAAGTCGAAGTCGCCGCTGACGAGCCGGAGGTCCGTGACCTGCGGGAACCGCGCGATCCGCATCGCGATCTCCTCGTACCCCGTCTCGCGGTCGAGCGTGACGTTGAGTTCGACCGCCGCCTGCGCGCGCTCTTGGTCCGTCCGCTCCCAGTCCACGATCGCCTGGTAGCCCCGCACGATCCCCTCGTCCTCGAGCGTGGCGATCCCGTCTTCTACCTCTTCCTGGCTCATTCCGAGCTGTCGGGCGAGGTTTTCGCTCTCCGTCCGGGCGTTCTCGCGGAGGGCTTCGAGTAGCTTGCGGCTCGCGTCCATACTCCCCCCTCCGCGGTGAGCGAGTTAAGTGTTGGAGAACCTCCAGCCACGTCGACGAACGGGAGGTCGAGGGTGACGCCGGTGGCATCCTCGCCCGTCAGGGAGAGGTACCCCTCGACGAACTCCGTACCGATCCGTCCGGGCGCGACGGCGTTCGCCGAATCCCTTCACCAGCTGGTTCGAGCGCCGCCGCTCGGACTCGCTACCCGTGACGAACACGACGCTATCGTCGTAGTCGTACCGTGGACGTGTCGTACCCGCTGGACGACGGGCCGGGAGAAGAACCCTCGCGTCGTCCGAACCCTGTGGAGTGCCTCGTTCGGATACACGTCGGCCCGGCGACGTGTGTTCGTTCCCATAGCTAATAAAACCCGTTCAAACACGCTCGAAGTTTACGCATACGGCGATCGAAAACGCGGAGCTACGCAGGAGCACGGTGTCTCCGCACGTGTCACTCGTTCACAGTCTAAAATACGTCTTCTGGCCCGCCCTACACCTCGCCGTACCCGTGTGAGACGACCTCGTTCGCCTCGATGTACTCCCAGTCGTACTCGACCCCGAGTCCGGGGCCATCGGGCACCGGGACCGTTCCGTTCGAGCTGATCGCGTCGAGCTGATCGGAGTACTCACCCTCGTAGACCGGCGGCTGCGTGTTCGCACAGTCCGGGTGGACGAGCGCGAGTTCGTAGTAGTTGGCGTTGCGCGTCGCGGCGATGCAGTGACGCTGGGCGGGGCCGGGCGCGTGGAACTCGACGTCGAGGCCCAACCCCTCCGCGACCCGCGTGCGTTTCATCGCGCCGGTGATGCCGCCGTCGTACTCGGGGTCCGCCCGGGCGAAGTCGGTCGCGCCGTTCGCGAGGAAGTCGGTGTACGGCTCGAGCCCCCTGACGTGCTCGGTCAGGAGAAGCGGCGTGTCGAGCAGCTCTCGTAGTTTCCCGTGGGAATGCTGGCTGATCCCTCCATCCCTGTACGGGTCCTCGTACCAGAAGAAGCCCGCCTCGTCACACGTTCTGCCGACCGCGAGGGCGTCGGCGAACGTCTCGTACTCGCAGGCCGGATCGTACATCAGGTCCATCTCGCTCCCGACGCGCTCTCCCACCGCCGTCACCGTCTCGACCTCTCGATCGATATCGCGGGCCTCGTCACTGCCTCCCCAGCCGTGGATCTTGAACCCCGGGTAGCCCATCCCCAGACACTCCTCGGCGAAGTCGGCGAACGCCTCCGGCGAGTCGAGGCCGCCGTTGTCGTCGGCGTGATACGTCGACGCGTAGGTCGGGAGTTCGGTTCGGTAGGTGCCGAGCAGTTCGTGGATCGGCGCGTCGTAGTGTTTCCCCGCGATATCCCAGAGAGCGATGTCGAGCGGTCCGATCCCCATTCGGTCGTACTTCCTGAGCGCGCGCTTGATCTCGCTCCAGTGGCGCTCGCGCTCGAACGGGTCCCTTCCAACGAGATACTTCGCGTACTTCCTGACCTGGTCGGGTGCCGTGGAGGTCGCGAGGACGTACTCTCCCGTAACATCGAGGTCGGTGTGGACGCGGATCGCGAGCTGTGAGGTCTCGAGGGTGTGTCCGGGCTCGTAGACGAGGTTGAAGCCGAGGTCGTCGGTGCCGACGTCCTCCAGTTCGTAGGCGAACTCGGTCAGTTCGATGCCGGTGATCGTCGGTGCCATACCGACCCCGCGAGCGCCCGGGTAATAAATTCCGGTCCGGAGCGGCCGAACCGTTTTGCATCCACCGTCCGTAGGGTCGCCCATGGCACTCGTCGACTCCGAGACCGAACTGGACCACGGCGACGTCGCCCCGGACTTCGAGCTTCCGGGGGTCGACGGCGAGACGCACAGTGTAGCGTCGTTCTCGGACAACGAAGCGTTGCTCGTGGTGTTCACCTGCAACCACTGTCCGTACGCGAAGGCGAAGTTCGAGACGCTGAACGACCTGGCCGCCGAGTACGACGAGGTGGCGGTCGTCGGGATCAACCCCAACAGTACGGAGATCAAACCCGAGGACTCCTTCGAGCGGATGGTCGAGCTAGTCGAGGACGGCACGATCGCCTACGACGCCTACCTCAGGGACGAGTCCCAGGAGGTCGCGGCGGCCTACGGCGCGGAGTGCACGCCCGATCCGTTCCTGTTCGCGAGAGAGGACCGGGAGTTCCGGCTGGTGTATCACGGCAGGCTCGACGACGCGATGAACCCCGAGGACGAGCCGACCGAACACACGATTCACGAGGCGATCGAGAGCGCGCTCGCGGGCGAGGCGGTCGACGTCGAGGAGGTACCCTCGCGGGGCTGTTCGATCAAGTGGGACGAGGAGTAGCGGGCTCGCGGTCGCCCGATCGTTAAACGGGTAGATCGCTTCTACTCGATCGACCGAACGCTCCGACGGTCGTCTCGATACCCGGGTCCGTCCCGGGCAGCGACCGACACGGCCAACACTTACAACGCCCGACGGCGAGGTGAGGGTATGGTTCAGGTCGAACTCTCGGAGGAGACGATCGAACGGCTCGACACGCTCAGGGAGGAAGAGGAGTCCTACGACGAACTCGTGACCGAGCTGATCAACATCTACGAGGCGAGCGAGCGGACGCTCTTTCACTCCGGCGGCTGATCGGTCTCCTCGGCCGCCATCTCGCAGATCCGCACCCAGCGCCCGCCCTCTTCGAGTCGTGTCTGGAGCGCCGCCGCGTAGTCGTCGAGGAGGGTTTCCGCCTCCGCGAGGCGATCCGCGTCGACATCCCCGTCGCTCCCGCCGAGGCCGAGCGCGCCCTTGATCGACGAGAGCAGTCCACCGCCGCCGCTGCCGTCGTCACCCTCGATCGCCCCGCCGGCGGCCATCTGCTTCTCGATCCGATCGAGTTCGGGCATGATCTGTGGCACCTTGCTCGCGTCGGCCGAGAGCTCTGCTTTCGCCGGCAGCTCCGGCTCCTCGATCTCGAACTCGGCGGCGGTCATGATCAGCCCCCACTGCTGGGAGGAGAACCCCGAGTTCTGCACCCGTTCGGCGAACTCTCGGTCGGTCGCCATCCGCTCGCCGACGATCCGGTCCATCCACTGCGGTCTGCTCATAGCTCCCGTTCGGCGCTCGGAGAAAAAAGCCGTTCCCGTCCTAGAACGCGTTGCCCTCGAACGACGTCTCGGCGTGCAGACTCTCCTTGAGCGCGTCGTGGACCTTACAGAGCTCGAACGCCCGCTCGATGACCTTCTCCCCCGTCTCGTCGTCGATGTCCCCCTCGACACGGATGTCGAAGCGGATGGAGTCGAGTTTGTCGTCGTCGTTGAGCTCGCCCATCGACCCGATCTCGATCCGACCGAGGTCGTCGGCGTCGCGCTGTCGAGCCCCGACGCGCAGCGCCGGGACGTAGCAGGAGGCGTAGGCGGCGAGCAGGCTCTCGAGCGTGTCGGCTCCCTCCTCACCGTTCGGGTCGATCGTCGTCTCGAAGTCGCGGATCTCGTTCGTCGAGCTGAACCCTTCCTCGGAGACGGTGGTTACCTGTTTCGACATGGCGTCCGGTCAGAGGACCGCCGTCGGTGTAAACGTTGTTCTCTCGGCCGGTTCGGTCGAGTGACGAACAGCTCCGAAAGGACGGACGCGCTCGATCGATCCGGGGGCGTGCGCCGATCGCCTCACGCCTCGAGATCGACCGACTCGTCGCCCGCGAGGACGTGGACCTCGCAGTCGGCCCCGCTCGCCGCGACCTCGTTCTCGAACGCTTCCGTACTGATCTCGATCGGCGGGAACGTGTCGTAGTGCATCGGGAAGACGTGATCGACGCCGAGCCAGTCCGCCGCGATCGCCGCCTGCCACGGCCCCATCGTGAAGTGGTCACCGACCGGCAGCGCCGCGGCGTCGGGTTCCAGGTACGGGCCGATCACCTCGCGCATCTCGGTCATCAGCCCGGTGTCGCCGGCGTGGTAGAAGCTGGTCGAGTCCTCGTCGGCGACCTGCGTCGGCTTCGTGTCGCTGATCACGTAGCCAGCGGGCATCCCCGCGCTTGCGTCGTACTCGGTCATGATGCCGTTCGTGTGATCGGCGCGGTGCATCGTCACGTAGGCGTCGCCGCACTCGACCGTGCCGCCGATGTTCATCCCCATCCCGCCGACGGCCTCCTCGAAGCCGAACTCCTCCTCGCAGTAAGAGACGAGTTCGGGCGTCGCGACCAGCGTCGCCTCGGAGAACTCCCCCGCGTGGGCGATGTGGTCGGCGTGGCCGTGGGTGAGCAGCACGTAGTCCGGGGTGTCTATCTCTCCGGGTTCGAGGTCGGTCTTCGGGTTGTCGAAGAACGGGTCGATCAGCAGGTCGGTCCCGCCGACCGAGACGTGCCACGTCGAGTGGCCGTGCCAAGTGAGCTCCATGGTCGTCTCCCGGTTCGGGGGAGAACGAGTTAAAACCAGGCGGGACGACGAACCCTGTCGGTGTCTCAACGCTCTTTCCCGTCCCGCGGGAGGCTGGGGTATGCACTACGCGAGGTTCCGCGATCCGGCGGGAGCGGTGAGACGGGGGGAAGTACCGAGAGGGCGAGGTCCACTTCGGCGGCGATCGCTACGACGAGAGCGAGGTTCGGTTTCTCCCACCGTGTGAACCTACGAAGATCGTCTGTGTCGGCCGAAACTACGCCGCCCACGCGGCCGAACTCGACAACGAGGTACCCGACCGGCCGTTGCTCTTTCTGAAGGGGCCGAACACGCTCGCCGCCCACGGCGATACGATCACGCTCCCCGCGGGGAAAGAGCGTGTCGACCACGAGGCCGAACTCGCGGTCGTGATCGGCGAGCAGTGCAGAAACGTCCCCGCCGATGAGGCCGAGGACGTGATCGCGGGCTACACCTGCCTGAACGACGTCTCGAACCGCGACGACCAGCGCGAGGAGCAGAACTGGATCCGCGGGAAGGCGTTCGACGGGGCGGCACCGATCGGGCCGGTGCTCGCGACGCCCGACGAACTACCGGAAGACGCCGCGATCAGCCTCCGGGTGAACGGCGACGTTCGCCAGGAGTCGACGATCGACCTGATGTACTTCTCGGTACCCGAACTCATCGAGGAGATCACGACGTACGTGACGCTTGAGGCCGGCGACGTGATCGCGACGGGGACGCCCGAGGGCGTGACCCACTCTCGGACGGCGACCGAGTCGAGGTCGAGATCGAGGGTGTGGGCGTGCTCGAACACGGCGTTCGCGAGTGAGCCGCGGCGGTCCACTCGACGATGCACGACCGCGGTAGCTACTTGTAACAGCGTTCACATCGTCCGGTGTCCATGACGCGTACCACCGACGACGGCCGGCGGACCGTGCTGAAGATCGCCGGAGCGACGGCGGGAGCGATCGCCGGACTCGCGGGGTTCGGACAGGTCTCCGGCGACGAGCACGAGGAAGACGACACGGAACACGGGGACGACGAAGGTGAGCCAGAGGGCGACGAGGAAGCGGGATCCGACCCGGAAGGGGCCGGGATCGAGCGCGGAGCCGGACTGGTGACCGTCGATGGCGGCGAGACGGTCGCGGGAACGGTCGAACGGATCGAGGCGGCGATCGAGGACGGGCCACC
This region of Halalkalicoccus sp. CGA53 genomic DNA includes:
- a CDS encoding metal-dependent hydrolase gives rise to the protein MELTWHGHSTWHVSVGGTDLLIDPFFDNPKTDLEPGEIDTPDYVLLTHGHADHIAHAGEFSEATLVATPELVSYCEEEFGFEEAVGGMGMNIGGTVECGDAYVTMHRADHTNGIMTEYDASAGMPAGYVISDTKPTQVADEDSTSFYHAGDTGLMTEMREVIGPYLEPDAAALPVGDHFTMGPWQAAIAADWLGVDHVFPMHYDTFPPIEISTEAFENEVAASGADCEVHVLAGDESVDLEA